The following are encoded together in the Syntrophorhabdus sp. genome:
- a CDS encoding segregation/condensation protein A, producing MSLLVPALEVQLECYEGPMAVLITLIKRNKVSIWDIPIALITDRFLQYVEIAKEMNLKIAEDFIEMASLLLFIKSKMLLPSSGASEEEDPREELVERIIEYERVRSMAIAIGELPLLERDVYCIGRGSLEKEADFDLLCLCNLYFELMNVKEESYFVVRDVKPTLEEKIAALKDLLRSDGFFEWDIAAGEERNERVATILGMLELAKIRVATLTQRRPFGRIIMKTRDAAALAEA from the coding sequence ATGAGCCTTCTCGTTCCCGCGCTCGAGGTCCAGCTTGAATGCTATGAGGGCCCCATGGCGGTCCTCATCACCCTTATCAAGCGAAACAAGGTGAGCATATGGGACATCCCCATCGCCCTTATCACGGACCGTTTCCTCCAGTACGTGGAGATAGCGAAGGAGATGAACCTGAAGATAGCCGAGGATTTCATAGAGATGGCCTCCCTCCTTCTCTTCATCAAATCGAAGATGCTCCTGCCGTCCAGCGGGGCGAGCGAGGAGGAAGACCCCCGCGAAGAGCTCGTGGAGCGCATCATCGAGTACGAGCGCGTCAGGAGCATGGCCATCGCCATTGGTGAACTGCCCCTGCTGGAACGTGATGTCTACTGCATCGGGCGGGGCAGCCTGGAGAAGGAGGCCGACTTCGACCTTCTGTGCCTGTGCAACCTCTATTTCGAGCTCATGAACGTCAAGGAGGAGTCCTACTTCGTGGTGCGTGATGTGAAGCCGACCCTGGAGGAGAAGATCGCGGCGCTCAAGGACCTTCTGAGGTCCGATGGGTTCTTTGAATGGGACATCGCCGCCGGGGAGGAAAGGAACGAGCGCGTGGCCACCATCCTCGGGATGCTGGAGCTGGCCAAGATACGGGTGGCGACGCTGACACAGCGGCGCCCTTTTGGTAGAATTATCATGAAGACAAGGGACGCGGCGGCGCTTGCCGAAGCGTGA